The Williamsia sp. DF01-3 genome has a window encoding:
- a CDS encoding DUF177 domain-containing protein: MQEVHRAITSAPRIGLDMIAIPAGSDIDLDLRLEAVSEGVLVTGCVSGETEGQCVRCLEPIAGTSSVYLTELFAYPDSVTDETTDADEVHRIVDDTIDLEQAIVDAVALDLPNAPLCSPDCPGLCPECGVRLAVADPGHHHDKIDPRWAGLAAKFAEEPESKK, encoded by the coding sequence ATGCAGGAGGTGCATCGTGCCATCACCTCTGCCCCTCGCATCGGGCTGGACATGATCGCGATCCCGGCCGGCAGTGACATCGACCTCGACTTGCGGCTCGAAGCCGTGTCCGAGGGTGTTCTGGTCACCGGGTGCGTCAGTGGTGAAACCGAAGGGCAGTGTGTTCGCTGCCTGGAGCCGATCGCGGGAACGTCGAGCGTCTATCTGACCGAACTGTTCGCCTATCCGGACAGTGTGACCGACGAGACCACCGACGCCGACGAGGTACATCGCATCGTCGATGACACCATCGATCTCGAACAAGCCATTGTCGACGCGGTGGCGCTCGACCTCCCCAATGCACCGCTGTGCTCACCTGACTGTCCCGGGCTGTGTCCCGAATGCGGTGTACGTCTTGCCGTTGCGGACCCCGGCCATCACCACGACAAGATCGATCCGCGGTGGGCTGGTCTCGCCGCGAAATTCGCCGAGGAACCCGAGTCGAAGAAGTGA
- the rnc gene encoding ribonuclease III has protein sequence MTETDRGAPQVHSDHADLLAALNISLSDEMLTLALTHRSYAYEHGRLPTNERLEFLGDSVLGVVITEQLYRTHPDRPEGELAKIRASVVNMHALADVARGLGPGGLGAHLRLGRGEEMTGGRNKASILADGMEALIGAVHLEHGLETARATVLKLFEPALNRSAALGAGLDWKTSLQELTAEKGLGVPAYQITSTGPDHCKEFTATVVVAGDPMGSGVGRTKKEAEQLAASTAWKAISGSGDDA, from the coding sequence GTGACCGAAACCGACCGCGGTGCCCCGCAAGTGCACTCCGATCATGCCGATCTTCTTGCCGCACTTAATATTTCTCTGTCCGATGAGATGCTCACCCTGGCTCTGACCCATCGTTCCTACGCGTACGAACACGGTCGCCTGCCGACCAACGAACGGCTGGAGTTCCTCGGTGATTCGGTGTTGGGGGTGGTGATCACCGAGCAGCTGTACCGCACCCATCCCGATCGCCCCGAAGGCGAGTTGGCCAAGATCCGGGCGAGTGTGGTGAACATGCACGCCCTCGCCGATGTCGCGCGTGGACTCGGACCCGGCGGGCTGGGAGCCCACCTGCGTCTGGGCCGAGGTGAAGAGATGACCGGTGGCCGGAACAAGGCCAGCATCCTGGCCGACGGCATGGAGGCGCTGATCGGTGCGGTCCATCTCGAGCACGGTCTCGAAACCGCCCGCGCGACCGTCCTGAAGCTCTTCGAGCCGGCACTGAACCGGTCTGCCGCCCTGGGCGCCGGACTCGACTGGAAGACCTCGTTGCAGGAACTGACCGCCGAGAAGGGGTTGGGGGTGCCTGCCTACCAGATCACCTCGACCGGACCGGACCATTGCAAGGAGTTCACCGCGACGGTGGTTGTCGCGGGTGACCCGATGGGGTCAGGAGTCGGGCGGACCAAGAAAGAAGCCGAACAACTCGCGGCCTCGACGGCCTGGAAGGCGATCTCCGGATCCGGAGACGATGCCTGA
- the mutM gene encoding bifunctional DNA-formamidopyrimidine glycosylase/DNA-(apurinic or apyrimidinic site) lyase — MPELPEVEVVRRGLLAHVVGRRIVSVDVLHPRAVRRHLGGPLDLVGLLSGATVTAARRRGKYLWLQADPSGGADALALVVHLGMSGQMLVQTAGAEDEKHLRIRATLDDGRELRFVDQRTFGGWMVDDLVELPSHRSTTGGPGPASITHIAPDPFDPDYDPDAVVRLLKAKHTEVKRALLDQTVVSGVGNIYADEALWLSKIHGRRLTDKLSAKALRSVLDNAKDVMERALDQGGTSFDALYVNVNGQSGYFERSLNAYGREGEACRRCGATMRREAFMNRSSFSCPRCQVRPRI; from the coding sequence ATGCCTGAACTGCCCGAGGTGGAGGTCGTTCGGCGCGGTCTGCTTGCCCACGTGGTCGGTAGGCGCATCGTCTCCGTCGACGTCCTGCACCCACGGGCGGTCCGGCGGCATCTGGGCGGCCCACTCGACTTGGTCGGCCTGCTGTCCGGGGCGACCGTCACGGCTGCGCGTCGTCGCGGCAAATACCTGTGGCTGCAAGCGGACCCGTCCGGTGGCGCCGACGCATTGGCTCTTGTCGTGCACCTGGGAATGAGCGGTCAGATGCTGGTGCAGACCGCCGGTGCCGAGGACGAGAAACACCTGCGAATCCGGGCGACACTCGACGATGGCAGGGAACTCCGCTTTGTCGACCAGCGCACATTCGGCGGCTGGATGGTCGACGACCTGGTCGAGCTGCCGTCTCATCGTTCGACGACCGGAGGGCCAGGGCCGGCGTCGATCACGCACATCGCGCCCGATCCTTTTGACCCGGACTACGACCCCGATGCCGTTGTCCGGCTGCTCAAGGCCAAGCACACCGAGGTCAAACGCGCGCTGCTGGATCAGACCGTGGTGTCGGGTGTGGGCAACATCTACGCCGACGAGGCATTGTGGCTCAGCAAGATTCACGGCCGTCGACTCACCGACAAGTTGAGCGCCAAGGCGTTACGGTCGGTGCTCGACAACGCCAAGGACGTGATGGAGCGAGCACTCGATCAAGGTGGGACGTCATTTGACGCCTTGTACGTCAACGTCAACGGACAGTCGGGTTACTTCGAACGCTCACTGAACGCCTACGGGCGTGAAGGGGAGGCCTGTCGTCGTTGCGGCGCGACGATGCGGCGCGAGGCGTTCATGAACCGCAGCTCGTTCAGTTGCCCACGCTGCCAGGTGCGTCCACGCATCTAG
- a CDS encoding nitroreductase family protein produces MTLDLTPDELLTTTRTVRKRLDLTRPVPIELVRECLEVALQAPSGSNRQGWQWLVITDPELRAAVGRIYGELTEEYLNSRHSAAALFADDPNRAPVQQRVGGSVAWLGEHMGEVPVLVIPCIKAGKTLPPDNQAGLWGSLLPAAWSYCLAARARGLGTAWTTLHLQREAEVADLLGVPAGFHQAALIPTAYYTGETFKPAPREPLNNVIHFDRW; encoded by the coding sequence ATGACCCTGGATCTGACACCCGATGAATTGCTCACCACCACCCGAACGGTACGCAAACGCCTGGACTTGACGCGGCCAGTGCCCATCGAACTCGTCCGCGAGTGTCTGGAGGTCGCGCTACAGGCGCCGTCCGGTTCCAACCGGCAGGGCTGGCAGTGGCTGGTGATCACCGACCCGGAACTGCGCGCCGCAGTCGGTCGGATCTACGGCGAACTGACCGAGGAATACCTGAACTCTCGCCATTCGGCCGCGGCCCTGTTCGCCGATGACCCGAACCGGGCTCCCGTCCAGCAGCGAGTCGGCGGCAGTGTGGCGTGGCTGGGTGAGCACATGGGCGAGGTGCCCGTTCTTGTCATCCCGTGCATCAAGGCGGGCAAGACCTTGCCGCCGGACAATCAGGCCGGATTGTGGGGCTCCCTGCTGCCCGCCGCATGGAGCTACTGCCTGGCGGCGCGCGCTCGTGGTCTCGGAACAGCCTGGACCACACTGCATCTGCAACGTGAGGCCGAGGTGGCCGACCTGCTGGGCGTGCCTGCGGGGTTTCACCAGGCGGCATTGATCCCGACGGCGTACTACACGGGTGAGACCTTCAAGCCGGCGCCGCGAGAACCGCTCAACAATGTGATCCACTTCGACCGGTGGTGA
- a CDS encoding potassium-transporting ATPase subunit F, producing the protein MTAEGVTNVVLVVVAIAVVLYLAVALVCPERF; encoded by the coding sequence ATGACCGCCGAGGGCGTGACCAATGTGGTGCTCGTGGTCGTCGCCATTGCCGTGGTGCTGTACCTGGCTGTCGCTCTCGTGTGTCCCGAGAGGTTCTGA
- the kdpA gene encoding potassium-transporting ATPase subunit KdpA — protein sequence MDSTMAAVAQVGIVILILAAAYVPLGDYMARVFRSSRDLAPERLIYRLARIDSARQQTWVGYAVAVLAFSFISVVFLYVLQRVQGILPFGDGRPGVSPAMAFNTAISFVANTNWQSYSPEVVMGNLTQMIGLAVQNFLSAAVGLAVAIALIRGIVAAGGGKLGNFWVDLVRGTLRILLPLAGLMALVLLTQGAVQSLRSGFDFVGLDGTNGHSVIGPFASQEAIKMLGTNGGGTLAANSAHPFSNPTPLSNVAEVIALLIIPVCLTRTYSTLVGDRRQGVTILGVMSVIWASMLALVWFFESKTNGVAAQAAGAMMEGKEQRFGVAGSALFAVSTTGTSTGAVDSAHDSFSAAGGGALIWNMLLGEVAPGGVGSGLYGMLILAIIAVFVGGLLVGRGPEFLGKKIGQGEITMAALYVLVMPALVLVGTSITVILESTSTFQGNAGDPGTPGSVHGFSEVLYAYASAANNNGSAFGGLTVTSDWFQTSLGLAMLLGRFLPMIFVLALAGRLAAQRRPAAPESSSGGAVAVRTRDRVATLPTHGLLFGGLLTGTVLLVAGLTFFPAMALGPIAEALA from the coding sequence GTGGACTCCACAATGGCCGCAGTTGCCCAGGTGGGCATCGTCATCCTCATCTTGGCCGCCGCGTACGTGCCGCTCGGGGACTACATGGCACGGGTGTTCCGGAGCAGCCGCGACCTCGCTCCTGAACGACTCATCTACCGACTGGCGCGGATCGACTCGGCACGTCAGCAGACCTGGGTCGGCTACGCGGTCGCCGTGCTTGCCTTCTCGTTCATCAGCGTTGTGTTCCTCTATGTCCTGCAACGGGTCCAGGGGATCCTGCCGTTCGGAGACGGCCGTCCGGGTGTCAGCCCGGCGATGGCCTTCAACACAGCCATCTCGTTTGTCGCCAACACCAACTGGCAGTCGTATTCGCCTGAAGTGGTGATGGGCAATCTGACGCAGATGATCGGTCTGGCCGTCCAGAACTTCCTGTCGGCCGCAGTCGGGCTGGCGGTCGCCATCGCGCTGATACGCGGCATCGTCGCCGCGGGCGGGGGCAAACTGGGCAACTTCTGGGTTGATCTGGTGCGCGGCACGCTACGGATCTTGTTGCCGTTGGCCGGGCTGATGGCGCTTGTGTTGCTGACCCAGGGGGCGGTCCAGTCGCTGCGGAGCGGCTTCGACTTCGTAGGCCTGGACGGCACGAACGGCCACAGCGTGATCGGCCCCTTCGCGTCCCAGGAAGCCATCAAGATGCTGGGCACCAACGGCGGCGGAACCCTCGCGGCCAACTCGGCGCATCCGTTCTCCAATCCGACACCCTTGAGCAATGTCGCCGAGGTGATCGCGTTGCTGATCATCCCCGTGTGCCTCACCCGCACCTACTCGACTCTTGTCGGCGACCGCAGGCAGGGTGTGACCATCCTGGGTGTCATGTCCGTCATCTGGGCGTCCATGCTCGCTCTCGTGTGGTTCTTCGAGTCGAAGACCAACGGCGTTGCAGCACAGGCGGCCGGCGCGATGATGGAAGGCAAAGAGCAGCGGTTCGGCGTGGCCGGCTCGGCACTGTTCGCCGTCTCCACCACAGGAACCTCGACCGGCGCTGTTGATTCGGCACATGACAGCTTTTCGGCTGCCGGTGGCGGCGCACTGATCTGGAACATGTTGCTCGGCGAGGTCGCTCCGGGCGGTGTCGGCTCCGGGCTCTACGGCATGCTGATCCTGGCCATCATCGCGGTGTTCGTCGGTGGCCTACTGGTGGGCCGCGGTCCGGAGTTCCTCGGGAAGAAGATCGGCCAGGGCGAGATCACCATGGCTGCGTTGTACGTGCTGGTGATGCCCGCTCTGGTGCTCGTCGGAACGTCCATCACCGTGATCCTCGAGTCCACCAGCACTTTTCAGGGCAATGCAGGTGACCCCGGCACCCCGGGTTCGGTACACGGCTTCTCCGAGGTGCTGTACGCCTACGCCTCAGCTGCGAACAACAATGGCAGCGCCTTCGGTGGTCTCACGGTCACCAGCGACTGGTTCCAGACCTCCTTGGGGCTGGCCATGCTGCTTGGCCGCTTCCTTCCGATGATCTTTGTGCTCGCACTCGCCGGCCGCCTCGCGGCTCAACGACGGCCTGCGGCACCCGAGTCCTCTTCCGGGGGCGCAGTGGCGGTTCGGACTCGGGATCGGGTGGCGACGCTGCCCACCCACGGGCTGCTGTTCGGCGGATTACTCACCGGCACGGTACTTCTCGTTGCCGGACTAACATTCTTCCCAGCGATGGCGCTGGGACCGATCGCAGAGGCATTGGCATGA
- the kdpB gene encoding potassium-transporting ATPase subunit KdpB, giving the protein MSTILDEPVPDTVSTTTADLVGSGAFDARQLISAVPQAIRKLNPKDQARNPVMFVVYLGAIITTVLAVWQPSWFAFGVVFWLWFTVLFAGLAEAVAEGRGRAQAASLRKVKQDTMARRIGPDGAITEISGGSLVIGDRILVTAGEVIAGDGDVVEGIATVDESAITGESAPVVRESGGDRSAVTGGTVVLSDRIVVQITTSPGESFVDRMIALVEGAERKKTPNEIALDILLSSLTIIFLLAVVAAGPMQQYAGQSPDPIKLIALLVCLIPTTIGALLSSIGIAGMDRLVQRNVLAMSGRAVEAAGDIDTLLMDKTGTITFGNRRATALIPAPGISDEEMAREACRSSLSDDTPEGRSIVDLCRDDFGIDPMSIDAETRHDRVVVPFTAHTRMSGVDVPEASGLRSIRKGAADSLLAWVGENGGTVPAEVTRGVEEIASAGGTPLVVGTTADDQPARVIGVIALSDVVKPGMAQRFEQLRAMGIRTVMVTGDNPLTARAIADEAGVDDFVAEATPEDKLALIRREQAGGRLVAMTGDGTNDAPALAQADVGLAMNTGTSAAKEAGNMVDLDSDPTKLIDVVAIGKQLLITRGALTTFSLANDLAKYFAILPAMFSGIYPQLDTLNVMGLHSAQSAITSAVIFNALIIVALIPLSLKGVRYRPSSASSLLGRNLLVYGLGGVITPFVGIWLIDLVVRFLPGMG; this is encoded by the coding sequence ATGAGCACAATCCTTGATGAACCCGTGCCGGACACGGTATCCACCACCACGGCCGATCTGGTCGGCAGCGGAGCGTTCGATGCACGCCAGCTGATCAGCGCGGTGCCACAAGCCATCCGGAAGTTGAACCCCAAGGACCAAGCGCGTAACCCGGTGATGTTCGTCGTGTACCTCGGAGCGATCATCACCACTGTTCTGGCGGTGTGGCAGCCGTCCTGGTTCGCCTTCGGCGTGGTCTTCTGGCTGTGGTTCACGGTGCTGTTCGCGGGCCTGGCAGAGGCTGTTGCCGAGGGACGCGGCCGTGCGCAGGCGGCGAGCCTGCGAAAGGTGAAACAGGACACCATGGCTCGGCGAATCGGGCCCGACGGAGCGATCACCGAGATCTCCGGGGGCTCACTGGTCATCGGCGACCGGATCCTGGTGACTGCAGGCGAGGTGATCGCCGGCGACGGCGACGTCGTGGAGGGTATCGCCACCGTCGACGAGTCGGCCATCACCGGCGAATCAGCGCCTGTGGTCAGGGAATCCGGAGGTGATCGCAGCGCCGTGACCGGCGGCACCGTCGTGCTCTCGGATCGGATTGTCGTGCAGATCACGACGTCGCCGGGGGAGTCCTTCGTCGACCGGATGATCGCACTGGTCGAGGGTGCCGAGCGTAAGAAGACCCCGAACGAGATCGCGCTCGACATCTTGCTGTCGAGTCTGACCATCATCTTCTTGCTCGCCGTGGTGGCAGCCGGGCCGATGCAGCAATACGCAGGCCAGTCTCCGGACCCGATCAAACTCATCGCCCTGCTGGTGTGCCTGATCCCGACAACCATCGGTGCGTTGCTCTCGTCCATCGGCATCGCGGGCATGGACCGGTTGGTGCAGCGCAATGTGCTCGCGATGTCGGGCCGCGCCGTCGAGGCCGCCGGCGACATCGACACCTTGTTGATGGACAAGACCGGGACCATCACGTTCGGCAACCGCCGGGCCACCGCGCTGATCCCGGCACCCGGGATCAGCGACGAGGAGATGGCGCGAGAGGCCTGCCGATCCAGCCTGTCCGACGACACTCCCGAGGGACGCAGCATCGTCGATCTCTGCCGCGACGACTTCGGCATCGACCCGATGTCGATCGACGCCGAGACCCGGCACGATCGTGTGGTGGTGCCGTTCACCGCGCACACCCGGATGTCCGGGGTCGATGTGCCGGAGGCGTCGGGTCTACGGAGCATCCGGAAAGGGGCTGCGGACTCACTCCTCGCCTGGGTCGGAGAGAACGGCGGCACCGTACCGGCCGAGGTGACCCGCGGGGTCGAGGAGATCGCGTCGGCGGGAGGAACCCCGTTGGTGGTCGGAACCACCGCAGACGACCAACCCGCCCGCGTCATCGGTGTCATCGCACTGTCGGATGTCGTCAAACCCGGTATGGCCCAGCGCTTCGAGCAACTCCGGGCGATGGGGATACGGACGGTCATGGTCACCGGTGACAACCCGTTGACCGCACGGGCCATCGCCGACGAGGCGGGTGTGGACGACTTCGTGGCCGAGGCGACCCCGGAAGACAAACTCGCACTGATCCGTCGCGAGCAGGCGGGTGGCCGACTGGTCGCGATGACCGGTGACGGCACGAATGACGCACCGGCACTTGCCCAGGCGGATGTCGGTCTTGCCATGAACACCGGGACGTCTGCGGCGAAGGAGGCAGGCAACATGGTGGATCTGGACTCCGATCCCACCAAGCTGATCGACGTCGTGGCCATCGGGAAGCAGTTGCTCATCACCCGCGGAGCGTTGACCACGTTCTCGCTGGCCAACGATCTCGCCAAGTATTTTGCGATCCTGCCCGCGATGTTCAGTGGCATCTACCCGCAGCTCGACACCCTCAACGTGATGGGATTGCACTCGGCCCAGTCGGCCATCACATCCGCCGTGATCTTCAATGCGCTGATCATCGTCGCGCTGATCCCACTCTCGCTCAAGGGGGTTCGGTACCGGCCCTCGTCGGCCTCCTCATTGTTGGGCCGCAATCTGCTGGTCTACGGGCTCGGCGGTGTCATCACACCGTTCGTCGGCATCTGGCTGATCGACCTGGTCGTCCGTTTTCTCCCGGGAATGGGGTAG
- a CDS encoding potassium-transporting ATPase subunit C, protein MKLGTTWIRQSVVAVAVLVMMTVVLGVVYPAVVWGVSRIDRSSAEGSVVTDSAGCRVGSALIGIDPQAEPGRPDGYLHARVLGAADDPMAPGDPAASAASNQGPSSVTLAGWIESRRAIIAEREDVRPDQVPVDAVTGSGSSLDPHISPAYADIQVPRLARVHRMPSEQVREVIDSHTEDRQLGVLGEPRVNVLEVNLALGLTAPNCG, encoded by the coding sequence ATGAAGCTCGGTACGACATGGATCAGACAGAGCGTGGTTGCAGTGGCTGTACTGGTGATGATGACGGTGGTACTCGGCGTGGTGTATCCGGCAGTGGTGTGGGGAGTCTCGCGTATCGACCGGTCGAGCGCCGAGGGTTCGGTGGTCACCGACAGCGCCGGCTGCAGGGTCGGCTCCGCCCTGATCGGGATCGATCCGCAGGCCGAACCCGGCCGGCCCGACGGTTACCTGCATGCGCGGGTGCTGGGGGCGGCCGATGATCCGATGGCCCCGGGCGACCCTGCTGCGTCTGCGGCGAGCAACCAGGGGCCGTCCAGCGTCACATTGGCGGGGTGGATCGAGTCACGGCGAGCGATCATCGCCGAACGCGAGGACGTGCGTCCCGATCAGGTGCCGGTCGACGCGGTGACCGGTTCCGGTTCGAGCCTGGACCCGCACATCAGCCCGGCCTATGCCGACATCCAGGTGCCACGCCTGGCTCGCGTGCACAGAATGCCCTCCGAACAGGTGCGCGAGGTGATCGACAGTCACACCGAGGACAGGCAGCTCGGTGTGCTCGGGGAACCGCGGGTCAACGTGCTGGAGGTCAACCTCGCGCTGGGGCTGACCGCACCCAACTGCGGCTAG